A window from Pagrus major chromosome 4, Pma_NU_1.0 encodes these proteins:
- the ildr1a gene encoding immunoglobulin-like domain-containing receptor 1a: MFRVTMRRLSAAVLLLSLLKVSVCIQVIVPQQERSTALFASVILRCDFSTSANLQDVLVTWRFKSFCKDPVLEYYSTAYQSALQLGQDPANDCPDRQRTVRTVIQKRGSNEPTLGAEYRERRITIQNKADLVINEVMWWDNGVYFCAVDAAGDTSGDSDKEVKLIVYHWLTVLFIVIGALLLIILFGICCCQCCPQRCCCYVRCPCCPQQCCCPEKAVMQHRMMKDAQRAMAPWFGGQPVYAPMSHPSSQMNPLLYAGSASGKSFPMKPMPLPPPQSSAYSMPPPSGNHTPAHTNQMLDYLEGQVRGMDMNSPLLQSQPPPSLHMQQIPPPSHHMQQIPPPPQHMTTNVPFSPGPPSMISALDDGPMERRVITLPPIREQGRIPPPAPKTRPPSSSESSRSGFGRRDERGPAGRRYPSPPRSRGIPRSHSQDLLDGLSRNGERGGMDRPRSRSRDDLFDSRSRGNYSRSRGSWSSDDEDSSRRGGEGGRRGGGGWPDKPPTYSEYEPGHKPGARRNERYSDKSSRSGTSIVI; encoded by the exons TGTCGGTGTGTATCCAGGTGATTGTTCCCCAGCAGGAGCGCAGCACAGCTCTGTTTGCCTCAGTGATCCTCCGCTGTGACTTCTCCACCTCAGCAAACCTCCAAGATGTTCTGGTCACCTGGAGGTTCAAGTCCTTCTGCAAGGACCCCGTGCTGGAGTACTACTCCACAG CGTACCAGTCTGCACTACAGCTGGGACAGGACCCAGCCAATGACTGTCCAGATCGTCAGCGGACGGTGCGCACGGTGATCCAGAAGAGAGGAAGCAACGAGCCGACACTGGGAGCAGAGTACCGTGAGCGCAGGATCACCATCCAGAATA agGCAGACCTGGTGATCAACGAGGTGATGTGGTGGGACAATGGGGTGTACTTCTGCGCGGTCGATGCTGCTGGAGACACCTCTGGAGACTCTGACAAAGAAGTGAAACTCATTGTTTACC ATTGGTTAACGGTGTTGTTCATCGTCATCGGagccctcctcctcatcatcctcttcGGTATCTGCTGCTGCCAGTGCTGCCCTCAGAGATGCTGCTGCTATGTTCGCTGTCCCTGCTGCCCACAGCAATGCTGCTGTCCTGAAAAAG CGGTGATGCAGCACCGTATGATGAAGGATGCTCAGAGGGCCATGGCTCCCTGGTTTGGAGGACAGCCGGTTTATGCACCAATGAGCCATCCCTCCTCCCAGATGAACCCCCTGCTCTATgcag GATCTGCTTCAGGCAAGAGCTTCCCCATGAAGCCCAtgcccctccctcctcctcagtctTCAGCTTACAGCATGCCCCCTCCCAGTGGCAACCACACGCCTGCCCACACCAATCAGATGCTTGATTACCTGGAGGGCCAGGTGAGGGGGATGGACATGAACAGTCCTCTGCTACAG TCTCAGCCACCTCCATCCCTCCACATGCAGCAGATCCCACCTCCATCCCACCACATGCAGCAGatcccacctcctccacagcACATGACCACCAACGTCCCATTTTCCCCCGGCCCTCCCAGCATGATCTCTGCCCTTGATGATGGCCCGATGGAGCGTCGTGTCATCACACTTCCACCGATAAGAGAACAGGGCAGAATCCCACCACCTGCACCCAAAACTCGCCCCCCGAGCTCCAGCGAGAGCAGCCGCAGTGGCTTCGGCCGCCGTGATGAACGAGGACCAGCGGGCAGGCGTTACCCGTCACCACCAAGGTCTAGAGGCATTCCCAGGAGCCACAGCCAGGATTTACTGGACGGGCTGAGTCGCAATGGGGAACGAGGAGGCATGGACCGCCCCCGTTCCCGTTCTAGGGATGACCTGTTTGACAGCAGGTCCAGAGGAAACTACTCACGCTCAAGAGGGTCCTGGAGCTCGGATGATGaggacagcagcaggagaggaggagaaggagggaggagaggaggtggaggttgGCCTGATAAACCTCCCACCTACAGCGAGTACGAGCCTGGACACAAACCAGGTGCACGGAGGAATGAACGCTACTCC GACAAGAGTTCTCGCAGTGGCACCAGCATCGTCATCTGA